From one Cyanobacterium stanieri PCC 7202 genomic stretch:
- a CDS encoding hypothetical protein (KEGG: tet:TTHERM_00522790 SWIM zinc finger family protein): MNMMKVFSLFKRENKEPSMGTNNKEKDSNSLKNQESSRSTFLSKIAENFKDNILDLR; this comes from the coding sequence ATGAATATGATGAAAGTTTTTTCTTTATTTAAACGTGAAAATAAAGAGCCTTCTATGGGTACTAATAACAAGGAAAAGGATAGCAATAGCCTTAAAAATCAGGAATCTTCTCGCTCTACATTCTTATCAAAAATTGCTGAAAACTTTAAAGATAATATTCTTGATTTGCGTTAA
- a CDS encoding NAD(P)(+) transhydrogenase (AB-specific) (PFAM: NAD(P) transhydrogenase beta subunit~COGs: COG1282 NAD/NADP transhydrogenase beta subunit~InterPro IPR004003:IPR012136~KEGG: syn:slr1434 pyridine nucleotide transhydrogenase beta subunit~PFAM: NAD(P) transhydrogenase beta subunit~PRIAM: NAD(P)(+) transhydrogenase (AB-specific)~SPTR: NAD(P) transhydrogenase subunit beta): MNSNLITVAYIGASALFILSLAGLSQQETARKGNIYGIAGMAIAFIATAFSQQVSNYSLLIGAIIPAVIIGAVLASRVAMTSMPELVAILHSFVGLAAVLVGIGNYLQPETGLLPAEEFIHQIEIYVGVFIGAVTFTGSIIAFGKLRAIISSKPLMLPARHFLNLGMLGATVYLGYNFLNTETGLQPLLIMTSIACLLGIHLVAGIGGADMPVVISMLNSYSGWAAAAAGFMLNNDLLIITGALVGSSGAILSYIMCKAMNRSFISVILGGFGEGSNNNTTSGEKQEVGEAVATNIDEVADMLVEAKSVIITPGYGMAVAQAQHGVSEITKILKSRKVNVRFGIHPVAGRLPGHMNVLLAEANLPYDIVLEMDEINEDFPETDLVLVIGANDTVNPSALEDPQSAIAGMPVLEVWKAQNCVVMKRSLATGYAGVDNPLFYKENTRMLFGDAKINVDSLLVALREKTAKKGKALVSA; the protein is encoded by the coding sequence ATGAACTCGAATTTAATCACAGTTGCCTATATTGGCGCTAGCGCTTTATTTATCCTCAGCCTAGCAGGATTATCTCAACAAGAAACCGCCAGAAAAGGTAATATATATGGTATAGCAGGAATGGCGATCGCATTTATTGCCACCGCATTCAGCCAACAAGTAAGCAACTATAGCCTTTTAATCGGTGCTATTATTCCCGCCGTCATCATCGGTGCAGTATTAGCTTCACGGGTAGCCATGACATCCATGCCTGAATTAGTGGCAATCCTTCATAGTTTCGTGGGTTTAGCCGCCGTATTGGTAGGTATCGGCAACTATCTACAACCCGAAACAGGGTTACTCCCTGCCGAAGAATTTATCCATCAAATCGAAATTTATGTAGGGGTATTTATCGGCGCCGTCACCTTCACAGGCTCAATTATTGCCTTTGGGAAATTACGCGCCATCATTAGTTCAAAACCCCTTATGTTACCAGCCCGACACTTTCTCAACCTTGGGATGTTGGGCGCCACTGTGTATCTTGGTTATAACTTCCTGAATACAGAAACAGGATTACAACCCCTCCTCATCATGACAAGTATTGCTTGTTTATTGGGTATTCACCTTGTGGCAGGAATTGGGGGTGCAGATATGCCCGTAGTTATTTCCATGCTCAACAGTTATTCTGGATGGGCAGCCGCCGCCGCAGGTTTTATGCTCAATAATGACTTGTTAATTATCACAGGGGCTTTGGTGGGTAGTAGTGGCGCCATCCTCAGTTACATTATGTGTAAAGCCATGAATCGCTCGTTTATTAGTGTGATTCTCGGTGGTTTTGGGGAAGGTAGCAACAACAACACTACTTCTGGTGAAAAACAAGAGGTAGGGGAAGCGGTAGCTACCAACATCGATGAGGTGGCGGATATGTTAGTAGAAGCCAAAAGCGTTATTATCACCCCCGGTTATGGTATGGCAGTCGCCCAAGCCCAGCATGGGGTTTCGGAAATTACCAAGATTTTGAAAAGTCGTAAGGTAAACGTGCGTTTTGGGATTCATCCCGTGGCAGGGCGTTTACCTGGTCACATGAATGTATTATTAGCGGAGGCAAATTTACCCTATGACATCGTTTTGGAAATGGATGAAATTAACGAGGATTTCCCCGAAACTGATTTGGTATTAGTGATTGGGGCTAATGATACTGTTAATCCTAGCGCATTGGAAGACCCCCAAAGTGCGATCGCAGGTATGCCCGTATTAGAAGTATGGAAAGCTCAAAATTGCGTAGTTATGAAACGTAGTTTAGCCACAGGCTATGCAGGGGTAGATAATCCCTTATTCTACAAGGAAAATACCAGAATGCTCTTTGGTGATGCCAAAATTAACGTTGATTCTCTGTTGGTAGCCCTACGGGAAAAAACTGCTAAAAAAGGAAAAGCTTTAGTGTCTGCATAA
- a CDS encoding protein of unknown function DUF86 (PFAM: Protein of unknown function DUF86~COGs: COG2361 conserved hypothetical protein~InterPro IPR008201~KEGG: mac:MA0101 hypothetical protein~PFAM: protein of unknown function DUF86~SPTR: Putative uncharacterized protein) codes for MKRELKDYILDILNAINSVEMFTKGCDFNSFSRDEKTKFAVMYAIQIIGEASNKIPIDLQNKYPQIPWKNVRGMRNLIVHEYFGVNLLVI; via the coding sequence ATGAAAAGAGAATTAAAAGACTATATTCTTGATATTCTCAATGCCATAAACAGTGTTGAAATGTTTACCAAGGGGTGTGATTTTAATTCTTTTAGTAGGGATGAAAAGACTAAATTTGCTGTAATGTATGCTATCCAAATTATTGGCGAAGCTAGTAACAAAATACCTATAGATTTACAAAATAAGTATCCTCAAATTCCTTGGAAAAATGTTAGGGGAATGCGTAACTTAATTGTCCATGAATATTTTGGAGTCAATTTGCTAGTTATTTGA
- a CDS encoding DNA polymerase beta domain protein region (PFAM: Nucleotidyltransferase domain~COGs: COG1669 nucleotidyltransferase~InterPro IPR002934~KEGG: cyt:cce_4349 hypothetical protein~PFAM: DNA polymerase beta domain protein region~SPTR: Putative uncharacterized protein), with the protein MVHSTEKLTHLQAKIREIKKEIGDKYQIEELGLFGSYVRGEETENSDIDILVKFHSDHTIGLFKYCELQNLLSEKLGKKVDLVMKDSLKTYIGKYILDEVIYL; encoded by the coding sequence ATGGTTCATTCAACAGAAAAATTAACTCATTTACAGGCAAAAATTAGGGAAATAAAAAAGGAAATAGGAGATAAATATCAAATTGAAGAACTAGGTTTATTTGGCTCTTATGTAAGGGGAGAAGAAACGGAAAATAGTGATATTGATATTCTCGTTAAGTTCCATTCTGATCATACTATTGGCTTGTTTAAATATTGTGAGTTACAAAATTTGTTGAGTGAAAAACTGGGTAAAAAAGTAGATTTAGTCATGAAAGATTCCCTGAAAACCTACATAGGTAAATATATTTTGGATGAAGTTATTTATCTATGA
- a CDS encoding NAD(P) transhydrogenase, alpha subunit (PFAM: Alanine dehydrogenase/PNT, C-terminal domain; Alanine dehydrogenase/PNT, N-terminal domain~TIGRFAM: NAD(P) transhydrogenase, alpha subunit~COGs: COG3288 NAD/NADP transhydrogenase alpha subunit~InterPro IPR008143:IPR007886:IPR007698:IPR004571~KEGG: syn:slr1239 NAD(P) transhydrogenase subunit alpha~PFAM: alanine dehydrogenase/PNT domain protein~SPTR: Pyridine nucleotide transhydrogenase alpha subunit;~TIGRFAM: NAD(P) transhydrogenase, alpha subunit): MTATLVKDKEVENKKTSLKIAIPREIYPNECRVSATPDTAQKLQKLGFEVLVETGAGERANFDDHLYSSAGCKIIENREQLWQEGNIILKVRPPEAQEVELLTEDKTLISFIYPAQNLDLLAQLAQKKATVFAMDAVPRISRAQKLDALSSMANIAGYRAVIEAANNFGRFFTGQITAAGKVPPAKVLVIGAGVAGLAAIGAAKSLGAIVRAFDTRLVVKEQIESLGGEFLELEFAEDGSGEGGYAKTMSKEFIDAEMALFAEQAEEVDIIITTALIPGKPAPKLITEEMVKSMRQGSVIVDLAAQQGGNCEVTKPDEVYQYHGVTIIGLTDLPSRMASQSSQLYGTNLWHLLKDMGGNDQFTVNLEDEVIRGALVAHQGDVTFPPPKIAQPSPATPVKPEAKIVDSSEKSQKKGIGGLVWLILGIASLIGIGIGAPTSFLSHFTVFILACFVGWQVIWNVAPALHTPLMSVTNAISGIIIIGGMLQISGDISSPTTILGAIAILVGTINICGGFLVTQRMLKMFRRIDN; the protein is encoded by the coding sequence ATGACAGCAACATTAGTAAAAGACAAAGAGGTTGAGAATAAAAAAACTTCTTTGAAGATAGCCATTCCCAGAGAAATTTATCCGAATGAATGTCGAGTTTCTGCCACCCCCGACACCGCCCAAAAATTGCAAAAACTCGGTTTTGAGGTATTAGTGGAAACAGGGGCCGGGGAAAGAGCCAATTTTGACGATCACCTTTATAGCTCCGCAGGGTGTAAAATCATTGAAAATAGGGAACAACTCTGGCAAGAGGGAAATATTATCCTCAAAGTACGTCCTCCCGAAGCCCAAGAAGTAGAATTATTAACCGAAGATAAAACTCTCATCAGCTTCATTTACCCTGCCCAAAATCTCGACTTACTGGCACAATTGGCGCAGAAAAAAGCCACCGTATTCGCCATGGATGCAGTGCCACGCATTAGCAGGGCGCAGAAATTGGATGCCCTTTCTAGTATGGCAAACATCGCTGGGTATCGTGCCGTCATCGAAGCCGCCAACAATTTCGGTAGATTTTTCACTGGGCAAATCACCGCCGCAGGAAAAGTTCCCCCCGCCAAAGTATTGGTAATTGGTGCTGGGGTGGCAGGGTTAGCCGCCATTGGTGCCGCCAAAAGCCTTGGGGCGATAGTTCGGGCGTTTGATACTCGCTTAGTGGTAAAAGAGCAAATCGAGAGCCTTGGGGGAGAATTTTTGGAGCTAGAATTTGCCGAGGATGGCTCTGGGGAAGGGGGGTACGCCAAAACCATGAGCAAGGAATTTATTGATGCCGAAATGGCTTTATTTGCCGAACAAGCGGAGGAAGTAGATATAATTATCACCACCGCCCTTATCCCCGGAAAACCTGCTCCCAAGTTGATTACCGAGGAAATGGTGAAGAGTATGCGCCAAGGTTCGGTAATTGTGGATTTAGCCGCGCAACAGGGGGGAAATTGTGAGGTGACAAAACCCGATGAGGTGTATCAATATCATGGGGTGACTATTATCGGTTTAACGGATTTACCCAGTCGCATGGCGAGTCAATCTAGCCAGTTATATGGTACTAATTTATGGCATTTGCTCAAGGATATGGGGGGTAATGATCAATTTACCGTTAACCTTGAGGATGAAGTTATTAGGGGGGCATTAGTTGCCCATCAAGGGGATGTTACTTTTCCTCCTCCAAAAATCGCCCAACCTTCCCCTGCCACCCCTGTTAAACCCGAGGCGAAAATTGTGGACTCCTCGGAAAAATCCCAGAAAAAGGGAATTGGTGGTTTAGTGTGGTTGATATTGGGAATTGCCTCTTTAATCGGTATTGGTATTGGGGCGCCAACGTCTTTCCTATCCCATTTCACGGTGTTTATTTTGGCTTGTTTTGTAGGTTGGCAGGTGATTTGGAATGTTGCCCCTGCTTTACATACTCCTTTGATGAGTGTCACCAATGCTATCAGTGGCATTATTATCATCGGTGGTATGTTACAGATTTCTGGGGATATTTCTTCTCCTACTACCATTCTAGGGGCGATCGCCATTTTGGTGGGTACGATTAATATTTGTGGCGGATTTTTAGTAACTCAAAGAATGCTCAAAATGTTTAGAAGAATTGACAATTGA
- a CDS encoding protein of unknown function DUF433 (PFAM: Protein of unknown function (DUF433)~InterPro IPR007367~KEGG: syn:ssl8008 hypothetical protein~PFAM: protein of unknown function DUF433~SPTR: Similar to tr|Q6ZE84|Q6ZE84_SYNY3 Ssl8008 protein) produces MTLKQLLESQKIIHSDPEIMSGTPVFIGTRVPLQTLFDYMQEEGGLIEFLDDFPYLKTQTMKVLECITRLMIEKELCA; encoded by the coding sequence ATGACTTTAAAGCAATTATTAGAAAGTCAAAAAATTATACATTCAGATCCTGAAATCATGAGTGGTACACCAGTTTTTATTGGTACTCGTGTACCTCTGCAAACATTATTTGACTATATGCAAGAAGAGGGGGGATTAATAGAATTCTTAGATGATTTTCCATACTTAAAAACTCAAACTATGAAAGTTTTGGAATGTATCACTAGGTTAATGATTGAAAAAGAGCTTTGTGCTTAA
- a CDS encoding hypothetical protein (KEGG: mar:MAE_18190 hypothetical protein~SPTR: Similar to tr|Q1F577|Q1F577_9CHLR Hypothetical protein), which yields MIILLDENLLSKKLKQPFLNQGYEVYNVNDMGWRGLKDKEIINLAENHPFDVFITADKNLPYQQNLSNSSLKVIVLNTSSTNPKHILPLIQKVSRLINDVALGVVLIDDTGNITKFEFQ from the coding sequence ATGATTATATTATTGGACGAAAATCTTTTAAGTAAAAAATTAAAACAACCATTTCTTAATCAAGGTTATGAAGTTTATAACGTCAATGATATGGGATGGCGTGGCTTAAAAGATAAGGAGATTATTAATTTAGCAGAAAATCACCCTTTTGATGTTTTTATCACCGCTGATAAAAATTTACCGTATCAGCAAAATTTAAGTAATAGCTCTTTGAAAGTGATTGTTTTAAACACAAGTAGCACTAATCCTAAGCATATATTACCTTTGATACAAAAAGTTAGTAGATTAATTAATGATGTTGCTTTAGGAGTCGTTTTGATTGATGATACGGGAAATATAACTAAATTTGAATTTCAGTAG
- a CDS encoding glucosylglycerol ABC transporter membrane protein (PFAM: Binding-protein-dependent transport system inner membrane component~COGs: COG0395 ABC-type sugar transport system permease component~InterPro IPR000515~KEGG: syp:SYNPCC7002_A2036 ABC transporter, ATPase subunit~PFAM: binding-protein-dependent transport systems inner membrane component~SPTR: ABC transporter, ATPase subunit), whose translation MQKFWEKTPVHITLVVISLIWTLPSIGLLISSFRYQDDLLRTGWWTVFQHPFDFTQYHLGNYITVLTAEGMGDAFLNSLTISIPATIIPIAIACFAAYAFAWMEFPGRQLLFIIVVALLVVPLQMTLIPILNAYRIFGISGSFLGVWLAHTAYGMPLGIYLLRNYIGALPKDLIEAASVDGASHLKIFTKIIVPLSTPAIASFAVFQFLWVWNDLLVALVYLGGTPDVAPVTIQLTNMIGSRGQDWHILTAGAFISMIIPLLVFFALQKYFVRGLLAGSVKS comes from the coding sequence ATGCAGAAATTTTGGGAAAAAACTCCCGTTCATATTACCCTAGTAGTAATTTCCCTCATTTGGACATTGCCCAGTATTGGTTTATTAATTAGCTCTTTTCGCTATCAAGATGACCTATTGAGGACTGGTTGGTGGACAGTATTCCAACATCCCTTCGACTTTACCCAGTATCATTTGGGTAACTATATCACCGTATTAACCGCCGAGGGTATGGGAGATGCTTTTTTGAATAGTTTAACCATCTCTATCCCTGCTACCATCATCCCCATTGCGATCGCCTGTTTTGCCGCCTATGCCTTCGCTTGGATGGAATTTCCAGGGCGACAACTACTATTTATTATCGTCGTTGCCTTATTAGTAGTACCCTTACAAATGACCCTCATTCCCATCCTCAATGCCTATCGTATCTTTGGCATCTCAGGCTCATTTCTGGGGGTATGGTTAGCGCACACAGCCTATGGAATGCCCTTGGGTATATATCTACTCAGAAACTACATCGGTGCATTGCCCAAAGACTTAATCGAAGCTGCCTCGGTAGATGGTGCATCCCATCTGAAAATTTTTACTAAGATCATTGTACCTCTTTCAACCCCTGCGATCGCCTCTTTTGCGGTATTCCAATTTCTTTGGGTATGGAATGACTTGTTAGTCGCCCTCGTCTATCTAGGAGGTACTCCAGATGTTGCCCCCGTTACCATCCAACTAACTAATATGATAGGCTCTCGTGGTCAAGACTGGCACATCCTCACCGCGGGGGCATTTATCAGTATGATTATTCCTTTACTGGTATTCTTTGCCCTCCAGAAATACTTTGTCCGAGGTTTGTTGGCAGGTTCAGTCAAATCTTAA
- a CDS encoding glucosylglycerol ABC transporter membrane protein (PFAM: Binding-protein-dependent transport system inner membrane component~COGs: COG1175 ABC-type sugar transport systems permease components~InterPro IPR000515~KEGG: syp:SYNPCC7002_A2037 ABC transporter, permease subunit~PFAM: binding-protein-dependent transport systems inner membrane component~SPTR: ABC transporter, permease protein), which translates to MLQRLFTVIVAILLGCGGVIAIFYALNYAVNLLPQKWRSPVLPWVYLAPAIFVLGGFLVLPTINTFILSFFDRRSENFVFLDNYIFSFTDRTMLIAFRNNILWLVLVTGVSVALGLVLAVLMDKVKYEKWTKALIFLPMAISFVGASIIWRFIYAYRPADEPQIGLLNAIITSLGFEPVGWLVEQSVNNFALIAIMIWLQTGFCLVILSAAVKGIPNDVIEAARMDGANEWQIFWKIIVPMISSTITVVATTVVILVLKVFDIVFVMTGGNQGTEVIASRMIKETYNYRNVGVGSAIAVILLLAIIPVMVTNIKRFKEQERLR; encoded by the coding sequence ATGCTACAACGATTATTCACTGTTATTGTCGCAATCCTCCTCGGTTGTGGGGGGGTTATTGCCATATTTTATGCCCTTAATTATGCGGTCAATTTATTACCGCAAAAGTGGCGATCGCCCGTACTACCATGGGTATATTTAGCCCCTGCGATTTTCGTGTTGGGAGGCTTTTTGGTATTACCCACCATCAATACCTTTATCCTTAGCTTTTTTGATCGTAGGTCAGAAAATTTCGTTTTCTTGGATAACTACATCTTTTCCTTTACCGATAGAACAATGTTAATTGCCTTTCGCAATAATATTCTTTGGTTGGTATTGGTCACAGGGGTTAGTGTCGCCTTGGGTTTGGTGTTGGCGGTATTGATGGATAAAGTCAAGTATGAAAAATGGACAAAAGCCTTAATCTTTTTACCCATGGCAATATCCTTCGTGGGGGCGAGTATCATTTGGCGTTTTATTTATGCTTATCGCCCCGCGGATGAGCCTCAAATTGGCTTGTTAAACGCCATCATTACCTCCCTTGGATTTGAGCCTGTGGGTTGGTTGGTAGAACAAAGTGTAAACAATTTTGCCCTCATTGCCATTATGATTTGGTTACAAACAGGGTTTTGTTTGGTCATTTTATCGGCGGCGGTGAAGGGTATTCCCAATGATGTTATCGAGGCTGCCCGTATGGATGGAGCCAATGAATGGCAAATTTTTTGGAAAATAATTGTACCCATGATTAGTTCTACTATTACGGTGGTGGCTACTACGGTGGTTATTTTGGTGCTGAAGGTGTTTGACATCGTTTTTGTGATGACAGGGGGCAACCAAGGCACGGAAGTAATCGCTAGTCGCATGATCAAAGAAACCTATAACTATCGTAATGTGGGGGTTGGCAGTGCGATCGCCGTTATCCTTTTACTCGCGATTATTCCCGTGATGGTAACGAATATTAAACGATTTAAAGAACAAGAAAGGCTCAGGTAA
- a CDS encoding hypothetical protein (PFAM: S23 ribosomal protein~KEGG: gfo:GFO_1046 hypothetical protein~SPTR: Putative uncharacterized protein), which produces MTEITDFKDLRIWQKGMDIAKECYFLTKKFPKDELYGMVQQIRRSASSIPANIAEGYGRRTTGEYRRFLSIAQGSVNELQTHLLLAEAVGLCDYEEIKPLITELQSETRMIITLIKKLS; this is translated from the coding sequence ATGACGGAAATTACTGATTTTAAAGACTTAAGAATTTGGCAAAAAGGCATGGATATTGCCAAAGAATGTTATTTTCTCACTAAAAAATTTCCCAAAGATGAGCTATATGGCATGGTTCAACAAATCAGAAGATCTGCATCCTCTATCCCGGCAAATATTGCAGAGGGATATGGAAGAAGAACAACGGGAGAATATCGGCGTTTTTTGAGTATTGCACAAGGTTCTGTCAATGAATTACAGACTCATCTTCTTCTGGCTGAAGCAGTAGGTTTATGTGATTATGAGGAAATCAAACCCCTAATTACTGAATTACAATCAGAAACTCGCATGATTATTACCCTCATAAAGAAACTATCTTAA
- a CDS encoding extracellular solute-binding protein family 1 (PFAM: Bacterial extracellular solute-binding protein~COGs: COG1653 ABC-type sugar transport system periplasmic component~InterPro IPR022272:IPR006059~KEGG: syp:SYNPCC7002_A2038 ABC transporter, periplasmic binding protein~PFAM: extracellular solute-binding protein family 1~SPTR: Extracellular solute-binding protein, family 1) codes for MKISKITQKIIIFLSLISLTVACTINGNDRPPEVRLMGVIIGEQQERLEKALEPFEQETGINVVYEGTDAFATLLPIRVDGGNPPDIAMFPQPGLMRDFAREGELIPLETFMSVDNLIDVYGEDWVSLGELDGNLYGLWYRASVKSLVWYPPQSFAEHGYSIPQTWDEMIVLSDQIVAEGKRPWCLGIESGDATGWVGTDWVEDILLRSVGAEEYDQWVDNEIPFNDPRVKEAFEKFGAIALNEEYVRGGRVGVLSTPFGDSINPMFEDPPRCYLHRQANFIDSFFPSDVTVGEDVAFFPLPPINPEQGQPILVAGDAFAMFNDTPEARQLMEYLASSVPHEVWASLGGFISPQREVSLDVYPDELTRQVAELLLSADVVRFDGSDMMPGAVGTGTFWTGVVDYLGGADLEGVLDYIENSFPEL; via the coding sequence ATGAAAATCTCGAAAATAACTCAGAAAATAATCATTTTTCTAAGTTTAATCAGCCTAACAGTTGCCTGTACCATCAACGGTAATGATCGACCTCCAGAAGTAAGATTAATGGGAGTCATCATTGGCGAACAACAAGAGCGACTAGAAAAAGCCCTCGAACCCTTTGAACAGGAAACAGGGATTAACGTAGTCTATGAAGGTACAGATGCTTTTGCCACCCTCCTTCCCATCCGTGTAGATGGTGGTAATCCTCCTGATATTGCCATGTTTCCCCAACCCGGTTTAATGAGAGACTTTGCCAGAGAAGGGGAATTAATCCCCCTCGAGACTTTTATGTCCGTAGATAACTTAATTGATGTCTATGGGGAAGATTGGGTCAGTTTAGGGGAACTTGATGGCAATTTATATGGTTTGTGGTATCGTGCCTCTGTTAAAAGTTTAGTGTGGTATCCCCCTCAGAGTTTTGCTGAACATGGTTACTCTATACCGCAGACATGGGATGAAATGATCGTCCTCTCCGATCAAATCGTTGCCGAGGGCAAAAGACCATGGTGTTTAGGCATCGAAAGCGGTGACGCTACGGGGTGGGTTGGTACTGATTGGGTAGAAGATATTTTATTACGCAGTGTCGGTGCCGAAGAGTATGATCAATGGGTAGATAACGAAATACCATTCAATGATCCGAGGGTAAAAGAAGCCTTTGAAAAATTCGGTGCGATCGCCCTTAACGAGGAATATGTCAGAGGGGGAAGAGTTGGGGTATTAAGTACCCCCTTTGGAGATTCCATTAACCCTATGTTTGAAGATCCACCCCGCTGTTATCTCCACCGTCAGGCAAACTTTATCGATTCCTTTTTCCCCAGTGATGTAACGGTAGGGGAAGACGTGGCATTTTTCCCTTTACCACCGATTAATCCTGAACAGGGGCAACCTATTCTAGTGGCAGGAGATGCCTTTGCCATGTTTAATGATACCCCCGAAGCAAGGCAGTTGATGGAATATTTAGCCTCCAGTGTTCCCCATGAAGTATGGGCGAGTTTGGGAGGTTTTATCAGCCCTCAGCGAGAGGTTAGTTTGGATGTCTATCCCGATGAGCTTACCCGTCAAGTGGCTGAACTTCTTTTATCTGCCGATGTGGTGCGTTTTGATGGTTCAGATATGATGCCGGGCGCCGTGGGTACGGGTACCTTTTGGACTGGTGTGGTGGACTATCTAGGGGGTGCTGATTTAGAGGGGGTTTTGGATTATATCGAGAATAGTTTTCCAGAGCTTTAA